A single Cucumis melo cultivar AY chromosome 4, USDA_Cmelo_AY_1.0, whole genome shotgun sequence DNA region contains:
- the LOC103499237 gene encoding probable polyamine transporter At1g31830 isoform X1 has translation MKTHQQEPPVSASQIHSVELDQKVFQPHSIPSAAASPHRNGAKEEPPIVSVSDSDHQTYRQEPPISASQIHSAELDHKELQPQSILPAAAAAAASAHCNGAKEEPPIVFVSDSDHQKLRTSPARQTSVSMGEINRAEYVSVGESPSPAVVSNAKKVSVLPLVFLIFYEVSGGPFGVEDSVGAAGPLLALLGFLVFPLIWSIPEALITAEMGTMFPENGGYVVWVSSALGPFWGFQQGWMKWLSGVIDNALYPVLFLDYLKSEIPALGGGLPRVAAVLALTVILTYMNYRGLTIVGWVAVILGVFSILPFAVMGLVSIPKLRPARWVVVNLKDVDWNLYLNTLFWNLNYWDSISTLAGEVENPNKTLPKALFYALILVVLSYFLPLLSGTGAIALNRELWTDGYFSDVAKIIGGAWLGWWIQGAAAMSNMGMFVAEMSSDSFQLLGMAERGMLPEFFSKRSRHGTPLIGILFSASGVVLLSWLSFQEIVAAENFLYCFGMILEFLAFIKLRIKHPAASRPYKIPVGTAGSILMCIPPTILICIVLALSTVKVMIVSLAAVAIGLLLQPGLKYVEKKRWLKFSVSADLPDLHFANRDRPDTLVY, from the exons atGAAGACACACCAACAGGAACCGCCGGTTTCTGCTTCCCAGATCCACTCGGTGGAGCTTGACCAGAAGGTATTCCAACCTCACTCAATCCCCTCCGCTGCTGCTTCCCCTCACCGTAACGGTGCCAAGGAGGAACCGCCCATCGTTTCCGTTTCCGATTCCGACCACCAG ACATACCGACAGGAACCGCCAATTTCTGCTTCTCAGATCCACTCGGCGGAGCTTGACCACAAGGAATTACAACCTCAGTCAATTCTccccgccgccgccgccgccgccgcttcCGCTCACTGTAACGGTGCCAAGGAGGAACCGCCCATCGTTTTCGTTTCCGATTCCGACCATCAG AAATTGAGGACTTCGCCAGCCAGACAAACTTCTGTTTCAATGGGAGAGATAAATCGTGCAGAGTACGTTTCGGTTGGCGAATCACCTTCTCCTGCAGTCGTCAGTAATGCGAAGAAAGTTTCTGTATTACCACTTGTGTTTCTCATCTTCTATGAGGTTTCAGGCGGTCCATTTGGAGTTGAGGATAGTGTTGGGGCAGCTGGTCCTTTGTTGGCTCTTCTTGGATTCTTAGTTTTTCCACTTATATGGAGCATTCCTGAGGCATTGATTACTGCTGAGATGGGGACTATGTTCCCCGAAAATGGTGGTTATGTTGTTTGGGTTTCTTCTGCATTAGGTCCATTTTGGGGATTTCAACAGGGTTGGATGAAATGGCTTAGTGGAGTTATTGATAATGCTTTATATCCTGTCTTGTTTCTTGATTATTTGAAGTCAGAGATCCCAGCTCTTGGTGGAGGTCTTCCAAGAGTTGCTGCAGTTTTGGCTTTGACAGTGATCCTCACTTACATGAATTATAGAGGATTAACAATTGTTGGTTGGGTAGCTGTAATACTTGGTGTTTTCTCAATCCTTCCTTTTGCGGTTATGGGACTTGTGTCTATTCCCAAGCTAAGGCCAGCTAGATGGGTTGTGGTGAACCTAAAGGATGTTGACTGGAATCTGTATTTGAACACTCTTTTCTGGAATTTGAATTATTGGGATTCTATTAGCACATTGGCTGGAGAAGTGGAAAATCCAAACAAAACACTCCCTAAAGCACTTTTTTATGCCTTGATTTTGGTTGTTCTTAGTTACTTTTTGCCTCTTTTAAGTGGGACAGGAGCCATTGCGCTTAATCGCGAACTGTGGACTGATGGCTACTTCTCTGATGTTGCTAAAATTATTGGAGGGGCTTGGTTGGGTTGGTGGATCCAAGGTGCTGCTGCAATGTCGAATATGGGAATGTTTGTGGCTGAGATGAGCAGTGATTCTTTCCAACTTCTTGGAATGGCAGAACGTGGTATGTTACCAGAGTTCTTCAGCAAACGGTCTCGTCATGGGACACCATTGATTGGGATTCTATTCTCAGCCTCAGGTGTTGTTTTGCTTTCATGGTTAAGCTTTCAAGAAATCGTGGCTGCAGAAAACTTCTTGTACTGCTTTGGAATGATTCTGGAATTCTTAGCCTTTATCAAGCTAAGGATTAAACACCCAGCTGCATCTCGGCCATACAAGATTCCTGTGGGAACCGCTGGATCAATCCTGATGTGCATTCCTCCAACAATATTAATATGCATAGTATTGGCTCTTTCAACAGTCAAAGTGATGATTGTGAGTCTAGCCGCTGTGGCAATTGGCTTATTGTTGCAGCCCGGTCTCAAGTATGTAGAAAAGAAGAGATGGCTCAAATTCTCTGTTAGTGCTGACCTCCCTGATCTCCATTTTGCCAACCGAGACCGGCCAGACACCTTGGTATATTAA
- the LOC103499237 gene encoding probable polyamine transporter At1g31830 isoform X3 has translation MKTHQQEPPVSASQIHSVELDQKVFQPHSIPSAAASPHRNGAKEEPPIVSVSDSDHQIHSAELDHKELQPQSILPAAAAAAASAHCNGAKEEPPIVFVSDSDHQKLRTSPARQTSVSMGEINRAEYVSVGESPSPAVVSNAKKVSVLPLVFLIFYEVSGGPFGVEDSVGAAGPLLALLGFLVFPLIWSIPEALITAEMGTMFPENGGYVVWVSSALGPFWGFQQGWMKWLSGVIDNALYPVLFLDYLKSEIPALGGGLPRVAAVLALTVILTYMNYRGLTIVGWVAVILGVFSILPFAVMGLVSIPKLRPARWVVVNLKDVDWNLYLNTLFWNLNYWDSISTLAGEVENPNKTLPKALFYALILVVLSYFLPLLSGTGAIALNRELWTDGYFSDVAKIIGGAWLGWWIQGAAAMSNMGMFVAEMSSDSFQLLGMAERGMLPEFFSKRSRHGTPLIGILFSASGVVLLSWLSFQEIVAAENFLYCFGMILEFLAFIKLRIKHPAASRPYKIPVGTAGSILMCIPPTILICIVLALSTVKVMIVSLAAVAIGLLLQPGLKYVEKKRWLKFSVSADLPDLHFANRDRPDTLVY, from the exons atGAAGACACACCAACAGGAACCGCCGGTTTCTGCTTCCCAGATCCACTCGGTGGAGCTTGACCAGAAGGTATTCCAACCTCACTCAATCCCCTCCGCTGCTGCTTCCCCTCACCGTAACGGTGCCAAGGAGGAACCGCCCATCGTTTCCGTTTCCGATTCCGACCACCAG ATCCACTCGGCGGAGCTTGACCACAAGGAATTACAACCTCAGTCAATTCTccccgccgccgccgccgccgccgcttcCGCTCACTGTAACGGTGCCAAGGAGGAACCGCCCATCGTTTTCGTTTCCGATTCCGACCATCAG AAATTGAGGACTTCGCCAGCCAGACAAACTTCTGTTTCAATGGGAGAGATAAATCGTGCAGAGTACGTTTCGGTTGGCGAATCACCTTCTCCTGCAGTCGTCAGTAATGCGAAGAAAGTTTCTGTATTACCACTTGTGTTTCTCATCTTCTATGAGGTTTCAGGCGGTCCATTTGGAGTTGAGGATAGTGTTGGGGCAGCTGGTCCTTTGTTGGCTCTTCTTGGATTCTTAGTTTTTCCACTTATATGGAGCATTCCTGAGGCATTGATTACTGCTGAGATGGGGACTATGTTCCCCGAAAATGGTGGTTATGTTGTTTGGGTTTCTTCTGCATTAGGTCCATTTTGGGGATTTCAACAGGGTTGGATGAAATGGCTTAGTGGAGTTATTGATAATGCTTTATATCCTGTCTTGTTTCTTGATTATTTGAAGTCAGAGATCCCAGCTCTTGGTGGAGGTCTTCCAAGAGTTGCTGCAGTTTTGGCTTTGACAGTGATCCTCACTTACATGAATTATAGAGGATTAACAATTGTTGGTTGGGTAGCTGTAATACTTGGTGTTTTCTCAATCCTTCCTTTTGCGGTTATGGGACTTGTGTCTATTCCCAAGCTAAGGCCAGCTAGATGGGTTGTGGTGAACCTAAAGGATGTTGACTGGAATCTGTATTTGAACACTCTTTTCTGGAATTTGAATTATTGGGATTCTATTAGCACATTGGCTGGAGAAGTGGAAAATCCAAACAAAACACTCCCTAAAGCACTTTTTTATGCCTTGATTTTGGTTGTTCTTAGTTACTTTTTGCCTCTTTTAAGTGGGACAGGAGCCATTGCGCTTAATCGCGAACTGTGGACTGATGGCTACTTCTCTGATGTTGCTAAAATTATTGGAGGGGCTTGGTTGGGTTGGTGGATCCAAGGTGCTGCTGCAATGTCGAATATGGGAATGTTTGTGGCTGAGATGAGCAGTGATTCTTTCCAACTTCTTGGAATGGCAGAACGTGGTATGTTACCAGAGTTCTTCAGCAAACGGTCTCGTCATGGGACACCATTGATTGGGATTCTATTCTCAGCCTCAGGTGTTGTTTTGCTTTCATGGTTAAGCTTTCAAGAAATCGTGGCTGCAGAAAACTTCTTGTACTGCTTTGGAATGATTCTGGAATTCTTAGCCTTTATCAAGCTAAGGATTAAACACCCAGCTGCATCTCGGCCATACAAGATTCCTGTGGGAACCGCTGGATCAATCCTGATGTGCATTCCTCCAACAATATTAATATGCATAGTATTGGCTCTTTCAACAGTCAAAGTGATGATTGTGAGTCTAGCCGCTGTGGCAATTGGCTTATTGTTGCAGCCCGGTCTCAAGTATGTAGAAAAGAAGAGATGGCTCAAATTCTCTGTTAGTGCTGACCTCCCTGATCTCCATTTTGCCAACCGAGACCGGCCAGACACCTTGGTATATTAA
- the LOC103499237 gene encoding probable polyamine transporter At1g31830 isoform X2, translated as MKTHQQEPPVSASQIHSVELDQKVFQPHSIPSAAASPHRNGAKEEPPIVSVSDSDHQEPPISASQIHSAELDHKELQPQSILPAAAAAAASAHCNGAKEEPPIVFVSDSDHQKLRTSPARQTSVSMGEINRAEYVSVGESPSPAVVSNAKKVSVLPLVFLIFYEVSGGPFGVEDSVGAAGPLLALLGFLVFPLIWSIPEALITAEMGTMFPENGGYVVWVSSALGPFWGFQQGWMKWLSGVIDNALYPVLFLDYLKSEIPALGGGLPRVAAVLALTVILTYMNYRGLTIVGWVAVILGVFSILPFAVMGLVSIPKLRPARWVVVNLKDVDWNLYLNTLFWNLNYWDSISTLAGEVENPNKTLPKALFYALILVVLSYFLPLLSGTGAIALNRELWTDGYFSDVAKIIGGAWLGWWIQGAAAMSNMGMFVAEMSSDSFQLLGMAERGMLPEFFSKRSRHGTPLIGILFSASGVVLLSWLSFQEIVAAENFLYCFGMILEFLAFIKLRIKHPAASRPYKIPVGTAGSILMCIPPTILICIVLALSTVKVMIVSLAAVAIGLLLQPGLKYVEKKRWLKFSVSADLPDLHFANRDRPDTLVY; from the exons atGAAGACACACCAACAGGAACCGCCGGTTTCTGCTTCCCAGATCCACTCGGTGGAGCTTGACCAGAAGGTATTCCAACCTCACTCAATCCCCTCCGCTGCTGCTTCCCCTCACCGTAACGGTGCCAAGGAGGAACCGCCCATCGTTTCCGTTTCCGATTCCGACCACCAG GAACCGCCAATTTCTGCTTCTCAGATCCACTCGGCGGAGCTTGACCACAAGGAATTACAACCTCAGTCAATTCTccccgccgccgccgccgccgccgcttcCGCTCACTGTAACGGTGCCAAGGAGGAACCGCCCATCGTTTTCGTTTCCGATTCCGACCATCAG AAATTGAGGACTTCGCCAGCCAGACAAACTTCTGTTTCAATGGGAGAGATAAATCGTGCAGAGTACGTTTCGGTTGGCGAATCACCTTCTCCTGCAGTCGTCAGTAATGCGAAGAAAGTTTCTGTATTACCACTTGTGTTTCTCATCTTCTATGAGGTTTCAGGCGGTCCATTTGGAGTTGAGGATAGTGTTGGGGCAGCTGGTCCTTTGTTGGCTCTTCTTGGATTCTTAGTTTTTCCACTTATATGGAGCATTCCTGAGGCATTGATTACTGCTGAGATGGGGACTATGTTCCCCGAAAATGGTGGTTATGTTGTTTGGGTTTCTTCTGCATTAGGTCCATTTTGGGGATTTCAACAGGGTTGGATGAAATGGCTTAGTGGAGTTATTGATAATGCTTTATATCCTGTCTTGTTTCTTGATTATTTGAAGTCAGAGATCCCAGCTCTTGGTGGAGGTCTTCCAAGAGTTGCTGCAGTTTTGGCTTTGACAGTGATCCTCACTTACATGAATTATAGAGGATTAACAATTGTTGGTTGGGTAGCTGTAATACTTGGTGTTTTCTCAATCCTTCCTTTTGCGGTTATGGGACTTGTGTCTATTCCCAAGCTAAGGCCAGCTAGATGGGTTGTGGTGAACCTAAAGGATGTTGACTGGAATCTGTATTTGAACACTCTTTTCTGGAATTTGAATTATTGGGATTCTATTAGCACATTGGCTGGAGAAGTGGAAAATCCAAACAAAACACTCCCTAAAGCACTTTTTTATGCCTTGATTTTGGTTGTTCTTAGTTACTTTTTGCCTCTTTTAAGTGGGACAGGAGCCATTGCGCTTAATCGCGAACTGTGGACTGATGGCTACTTCTCTGATGTTGCTAAAATTATTGGAGGGGCTTGGTTGGGTTGGTGGATCCAAGGTGCTGCTGCAATGTCGAATATGGGAATGTTTGTGGCTGAGATGAGCAGTGATTCTTTCCAACTTCTTGGAATGGCAGAACGTGGTATGTTACCAGAGTTCTTCAGCAAACGGTCTCGTCATGGGACACCATTGATTGGGATTCTATTCTCAGCCTCAGGTGTTGTTTTGCTTTCATGGTTAAGCTTTCAAGAAATCGTGGCTGCAGAAAACTTCTTGTACTGCTTTGGAATGATTCTGGAATTCTTAGCCTTTATCAAGCTAAGGATTAAACACCCAGCTGCATCTCGGCCATACAAGATTCCTGTGGGAACCGCTGGATCAATCCTGATGTGCATTCCTCCAACAATATTAATATGCATAGTATTGGCTCTTTCAACAGTCAAAGTGATGATTGTGAGTCTAGCCGCTGTGGCAATTGGCTTATTGTTGCAGCCCGGTCTCAAGTATGTAGAAAAGAAGAGATGGCTCAAATTCTCTGTTAGTGCTGACCTCCCTGATCTCCATTTTGCCAACCGAGACCGGCCAGACACCTTGGTATATTAA
- the LOC103499237 gene encoding probable polyamine transporter At1g31830 isoform X5: protein MEPPISASQIHSAELDHKELQPQSILPAAAAAAASAHCNGAKEEPPIVFVSDSDHQKLRTSPARQTSVSMGEINRAEYVSVGESPSPAVVSNAKKVSVLPLVFLIFYEVSGGPFGVEDSVGAAGPLLALLGFLVFPLIWSIPEALITAEMGTMFPENGGYVVWVSSALGPFWGFQQGWMKWLSGVIDNALYPVLFLDYLKSEIPALGGGLPRVAAVLALTVILTYMNYRGLTIVGWVAVILGVFSILPFAVMGLVSIPKLRPARWVVVNLKDVDWNLYLNTLFWNLNYWDSISTLAGEVENPNKTLPKALFYALILVVLSYFLPLLSGTGAIALNRELWTDGYFSDVAKIIGGAWLGWWIQGAAAMSNMGMFVAEMSSDSFQLLGMAERGMLPEFFSKRSRHGTPLIGILFSASGVVLLSWLSFQEIVAAENFLYCFGMILEFLAFIKLRIKHPAASRPYKIPVGTAGSILMCIPPTILICIVLALSTVKVMIVSLAAVAIGLLLQPGLKYVEKKRWLKFSVSADLPDLHFANRDRPDTLVY from the exons ATG GAACCGCCAATTTCTGCTTCTCAGATCCACTCGGCGGAGCTTGACCACAAGGAATTACAACCTCAGTCAATTCTccccgccgccgccgccgccgccgcttcCGCTCACTGTAACGGTGCCAAGGAGGAACCGCCCATCGTTTTCGTTTCCGATTCCGACCATCAG AAATTGAGGACTTCGCCAGCCAGACAAACTTCTGTTTCAATGGGAGAGATAAATCGTGCAGAGTACGTTTCGGTTGGCGAATCACCTTCTCCTGCAGTCGTCAGTAATGCGAAGAAAGTTTCTGTATTACCACTTGTGTTTCTCATCTTCTATGAGGTTTCAGGCGGTCCATTTGGAGTTGAGGATAGTGTTGGGGCAGCTGGTCCTTTGTTGGCTCTTCTTGGATTCTTAGTTTTTCCACTTATATGGAGCATTCCTGAGGCATTGATTACTGCTGAGATGGGGACTATGTTCCCCGAAAATGGTGGTTATGTTGTTTGGGTTTCTTCTGCATTAGGTCCATTTTGGGGATTTCAACAGGGTTGGATGAAATGGCTTAGTGGAGTTATTGATAATGCTTTATATCCTGTCTTGTTTCTTGATTATTTGAAGTCAGAGATCCCAGCTCTTGGTGGAGGTCTTCCAAGAGTTGCTGCAGTTTTGGCTTTGACAGTGATCCTCACTTACATGAATTATAGAGGATTAACAATTGTTGGTTGGGTAGCTGTAATACTTGGTGTTTTCTCAATCCTTCCTTTTGCGGTTATGGGACTTGTGTCTATTCCCAAGCTAAGGCCAGCTAGATGGGTTGTGGTGAACCTAAAGGATGTTGACTGGAATCTGTATTTGAACACTCTTTTCTGGAATTTGAATTATTGGGATTCTATTAGCACATTGGCTGGAGAAGTGGAAAATCCAAACAAAACACTCCCTAAAGCACTTTTTTATGCCTTGATTTTGGTTGTTCTTAGTTACTTTTTGCCTCTTTTAAGTGGGACAGGAGCCATTGCGCTTAATCGCGAACTGTGGACTGATGGCTACTTCTCTGATGTTGCTAAAATTATTGGAGGGGCTTGGTTGGGTTGGTGGATCCAAGGTGCTGCTGCAATGTCGAATATGGGAATGTTTGTGGCTGAGATGAGCAGTGATTCTTTCCAACTTCTTGGAATGGCAGAACGTGGTATGTTACCAGAGTTCTTCAGCAAACGGTCTCGTCATGGGACACCATTGATTGGGATTCTATTCTCAGCCTCAGGTGTTGTTTTGCTTTCATGGTTAAGCTTTCAAGAAATCGTGGCTGCAGAAAACTTCTTGTACTGCTTTGGAATGATTCTGGAATTCTTAGCCTTTATCAAGCTAAGGATTAAACACCCAGCTGCATCTCGGCCATACAAGATTCCTGTGGGAACCGCTGGATCAATCCTGATGTGCATTCCTCCAACAATATTAATATGCATAGTATTGGCTCTTTCAACAGTCAAAGTGATGATTGTGAGTCTAGCCGCTGTGGCAATTGGCTTATTGTTGCAGCCCGGTCTCAAGTATGTAGAAAAGAAGAGATGGCTCAAATTCTCTGTTAGTGCTGACCTCCCTGATCTCCATTTTGCCAACCGAGACCGGCCAGACACCTTGGTATATTAA
- the LOC103499237 gene encoding probable polyamine transporter At1g31830 isoform X4 codes for MTYRQEPPISASQIHSAELDHKELQPQSILPAAAAAAASAHCNGAKEEPPIVFVSDSDHQKLRTSPARQTSVSMGEINRAEYVSVGESPSPAVVSNAKKVSVLPLVFLIFYEVSGGPFGVEDSVGAAGPLLALLGFLVFPLIWSIPEALITAEMGTMFPENGGYVVWVSSALGPFWGFQQGWMKWLSGVIDNALYPVLFLDYLKSEIPALGGGLPRVAAVLALTVILTYMNYRGLTIVGWVAVILGVFSILPFAVMGLVSIPKLRPARWVVVNLKDVDWNLYLNTLFWNLNYWDSISTLAGEVENPNKTLPKALFYALILVVLSYFLPLLSGTGAIALNRELWTDGYFSDVAKIIGGAWLGWWIQGAAAMSNMGMFVAEMSSDSFQLLGMAERGMLPEFFSKRSRHGTPLIGILFSASGVVLLSWLSFQEIVAAENFLYCFGMILEFLAFIKLRIKHPAASRPYKIPVGTAGSILMCIPPTILICIVLALSTVKVMIVSLAAVAIGLLLQPGLKYVEKKRWLKFSVSADLPDLHFANRDRPDTLVY; via the exons ATG ACATACCGACAGGAACCGCCAATTTCTGCTTCTCAGATCCACTCGGCGGAGCTTGACCACAAGGAATTACAACCTCAGTCAATTCTccccgccgccgccgccgccgccgcttcCGCTCACTGTAACGGTGCCAAGGAGGAACCGCCCATCGTTTTCGTTTCCGATTCCGACCATCAG AAATTGAGGACTTCGCCAGCCAGACAAACTTCTGTTTCAATGGGAGAGATAAATCGTGCAGAGTACGTTTCGGTTGGCGAATCACCTTCTCCTGCAGTCGTCAGTAATGCGAAGAAAGTTTCTGTATTACCACTTGTGTTTCTCATCTTCTATGAGGTTTCAGGCGGTCCATTTGGAGTTGAGGATAGTGTTGGGGCAGCTGGTCCTTTGTTGGCTCTTCTTGGATTCTTAGTTTTTCCACTTATATGGAGCATTCCTGAGGCATTGATTACTGCTGAGATGGGGACTATGTTCCCCGAAAATGGTGGTTATGTTGTTTGGGTTTCTTCTGCATTAGGTCCATTTTGGGGATTTCAACAGGGTTGGATGAAATGGCTTAGTGGAGTTATTGATAATGCTTTATATCCTGTCTTGTTTCTTGATTATTTGAAGTCAGAGATCCCAGCTCTTGGTGGAGGTCTTCCAAGAGTTGCTGCAGTTTTGGCTTTGACAGTGATCCTCACTTACATGAATTATAGAGGATTAACAATTGTTGGTTGGGTAGCTGTAATACTTGGTGTTTTCTCAATCCTTCCTTTTGCGGTTATGGGACTTGTGTCTATTCCCAAGCTAAGGCCAGCTAGATGGGTTGTGGTGAACCTAAAGGATGTTGACTGGAATCTGTATTTGAACACTCTTTTCTGGAATTTGAATTATTGGGATTCTATTAGCACATTGGCTGGAGAAGTGGAAAATCCAAACAAAACACTCCCTAAAGCACTTTTTTATGCCTTGATTTTGGTTGTTCTTAGTTACTTTTTGCCTCTTTTAAGTGGGACAGGAGCCATTGCGCTTAATCGCGAACTGTGGACTGATGGCTACTTCTCTGATGTTGCTAAAATTATTGGAGGGGCTTGGTTGGGTTGGTGGATCCAAGGTGCTGCTGCAATGTCGAATATGGGAATGTTTGTGGCTGAGATGAGCAGTGATTCTTTCCAACTTCTTGGAATGGCAGAACGTGGTATGTTACCAGAGTTCTTCAGCAAACGGTCTCGTCATGGGACACCATTGATTGGGATTCTATTCTCAGCCTCAGGTGTTGTTTTGCTTTCATGGTTAAGCTTTCAAGAAATCGTGGCTGCAGAAAACTTCTTGTACTGCTTTGGAATGATTCTGGAATTCTTAGCCTTTATCAAGCTAAGGATTAAACACCCAGCTGCATCTCGGCCATACAAGATTCCTGTGGGAACCGCTGGATCAATCCTGATGTGCATTCCTCCAACAATATTAATATGCATAGTATTGGCTCTTTCAACAGTCAAAGTGATGATTGTGAGTCTAGCCGCTGTGGCAATTGGCTTATTGTTGCAGCCCGGTCTCAAGTATGTAGAAAAGAAGAGATGGCTCAAATTCTCTGTTAGTGCTGACCTCCCTGATCTCCATTTTGCCAACCGAGACCGGCCAGACACCTTGGTATATTAA
- the LOC103499237 gene encoding probable polyamine transporter At1g31830 isoform X6, giving the protein MIHSAELDHKELQPQSILPAAAAAAASAHCNGAKEEPPIVFVSDSDHQKLRTSPARQTSVSMGEINRAEYVSVGESPSPAVVSNAKKVSVLPLVFLIFYEVSGGPFGVEDSVGAAGPLLALLGFLVFPLIWSIPEALITAEMGTMFPENGGYVVWVSSALGPFWGFQQGWMKWLSGVIDNALYPVLFLDYLKSEIPALGGGLPRVAAVLALTVILTYMNYRGLTIVGWVAVILGVFSILPFAVMGLVSIPKLRPARWVVVNLKDVDWNLYLNTLFWNLNYWDSISTLAGEVENPNKTLPKALFYALILVVLSYFLPLLSGTGAIALNRELWTDGYFSDVAKIIGGAWLGWWIQGAAAMSNMGMFVAEMSSDSFQLLGMAERGMLPEFFSKRSRHGTPLIGILFSASGVVLLSWLSFQEIVAAENFLYCFGMILEFLAFIKLRIKHPAASRPYKIPVGTAGSILMCIPPTILICIVLALSTVKVMIVSLAAVAIGLLLQPGLKYVEKKRWLKFSVSADLPDLHFANRDRPDTLVY; this is encoded by the exons ATG ATCCACTCGGCGGAGCTTGACCACAAGGAATTACAACCTCAGTCAATTCTccccgccgccgccgccgccgccgcttcCGCTCACTGTAACGGTGCCAAGGAGGAACCGCCCATCGTTTTCGTTTCCGATTCCGACCATCAG AAATTGAGGACTTCGCCAGCCAGACAAACTTCTGTTTCAATGGGAGAGATAAATCGTGCAGAGTACGTTTCGGTTGGCGAATCACCTTCTCCTGCAGTCGTCAGTAATGCGAAGAAAGTTTCTGTATTACCACTTGTGTTTCTCATCTTCTATGAGGTTTCAGGCGGTCCATTTGGAGTTGAGGATAGTGTTGGGGCAGCTGGTCCTTTGTTGGCTCTTCTTGGATTCTTAGTTTTTCCACTTATATGGAGCATTCCTGAGGCATTGATTACTGCTGAGATGGGGACTATGTTCCCCGAAAATGGTGGTTATGTTGTTTGGGTTTCTTCTGCATTAGGTCCATTTTGGGGATTTCAACAGGGTTGGATGAAATGGCTTAGTGGAGTTATTGATAATGCTTTATATCCTGTCTTGTTTCTTGATTATTTGAAGTCAGAGATCCCAGCTCTTGGTGGAGGTCTTCCAAGAGTTGCTGCAGTTTTGGCTTTGACAGTGATCCTCACTTACATGAATTATAGAGGATTAACAATTGTTGGTTGGGTAGCTGTAATACTTGGTGTTTTCTCAATCCTTCCTTTTGCGGTTATGGGACTTGTGTCTATTCCCAAGCTAAGGCCAGCTAGATGGGTTGTGGTGAACCTAAAGGATGTTGACTGGAATCTGTATTTGAACACTCTTTTCTGGAATTTGAATTATTGGGATTCTATTAGCACATTGGCTGGAGAAGTGGAAAATCCAAACAAAACACTCCCTAAAGCACTTTTTTATGCCTTGATTTTGGTTGTTCTTAGTTACTTTTTGCCTCTTTTAAGTGGGACAGGAGCCATTGCGCTTAATCGCGAACTGTGGACTGATGGCTACTTCTCTGATGTTGCTAAAATTATTGGAGGGGCTTGGTTGGGTTGGTGGATCCAAGGTGCTGCTGCAATGTCGAATATGGGAATGTTTGTGGCTGAGATGAGCAGTGATTCTTTCCAACTTCTTGGAATGGCAGAACGTGGTATGTTACCAGAGTTCTTCAGCAAACGGTCTCGTCATGGGACACCATTGATTGGGATTCTATTCTCAGCCTCAGGTGTTGTTTTGCTTTCATGGTTAAGCTTTCAAGAAATCGTGGCTGCAGAAAACTTCTTGTACTGCTTTGGAATGATTCTGGAATTCTTAGCCTTTATCAAGCTAAGGATTAAACACCCAGCTGCATCTCGGCCATACAAGATTCCTGTGGGAACCGCTGGATCAATCCTGATGTGCATTCCTCCAACAATATTAATATGCATAGTATTGGCTCTTTCAACAGTCAAAGTGATGATTGTGAGTCTAGCCGCTGTGGCAATTGGCTTATTGTTGCAGCCCGGTCTCAAGTATGTAGAAAAGAAGAGATGGCTCAAATTCTCTGTTAGTGCTGACCTCCCTGATCTCCATTTTGCCAACCGAGACCGGCCAGACACCTTGGTATATTAA